In Caloenas nicobarica isolate bCalNic1 chromosome 5, bCalNic1.hap1, whole genome shotgun sequence, a single genomic region encodes these proteins:
- the WEE1 gene encoding wee1-like protein kinase, with the protein MSFLSLQQAAPPRRVSARRAAAPIRQKLLFLSGHSDCEEEDEDEEEEGGSSGNSTGEDSAFQEADSPLSAARTPARGDPPLLEEEEEEEMEPAAAALPDEGDSWEEEGFGSSPVKSPGAYFMAGSPSSPPPHKGRRYCGRSPPHPAAGGYRLRSEEPSSPLPEYPGTPPHKTFRKLRLFDTPHTPKSLLSKAQGIGSSSVKLRGGSLFMNVGRSERQEEDIRQTPHVNINPFTPDSMFLHNSEGKCRRRKRTHWNDSCGEDMEASDGEPEDETIRPAKRITITESNMKSRYATEFHELEKIGSGEFGSVFKCVKRLDGCIYAIKRSKKPLAGSVDEQNALREVYAHAVLGQHSHVVRYYSAWAEDDHMLIQNEYCNGGSLADAISENYRNMRYFTEPELKDLLLQVARGLKYIHSMSLVHMDIKPSNIFISRTSVPSTTSEEGDDDDWSSDRVIFKIGDLGHVTRVSSPQVEEGDSRFLANEVLQENYMHLPKADIFALALTVVCAAGAEPLPSNGDQWHEIRQGKLPRIPQVLSQELLDLLKVMINPDPEKRPSAVGLVKHSVLLSAAKKSAEQLRIELNAEKFKNSLLQKELKKAQMAKAAAEERALFTDRMTTRSTTQNRPSRLIGKKMNRSVSLTIY; encoded by the exons ATGAGCTTTCTCAGCTTGCAGCAGGcggcgccgccgcggcgggTCTCGGCCCGGCGGGCGGCTGCCCCGATCCGGCAGAAACTGCTGTTCCTGAGCGGCCACAGCGACTgcgaggaggaggacgaggacgaggaggaggaaggcggcagcagcggcaACAGCACCGGGGAGGACTCGGCTTTCCAGGAGGCGGACTCGCCGCTCTCGGCGGCTCGCACTCCGGCGCGGGGCGACCCGCccctgctggaggaggaggaggaggaggagatggagccggcggcggcggcgctgcctgACGAGGGGGACTcgtgggaggaggaggggttCGGCTCCTCTCCCGTGAAGTCGCCCGGAGCCTATTTCATGGCCGGCTCGCCCTCATCGCCGCCCCCCCACAAGGGCCGCCGCTACTGCGGGCGCTCCCCGCCGCACCCGGCGGCCGGCGGTTACCGGCTGAGGAGCGAGGAGCCCAGCTCGCCGCTGCCCGAGTACCCCGGCACGCCGCCTCACAAGACGTTCCGCAAGCTGCGCCTCTTCGACACGCCGCACACCCCCAAG agttTGCTTTCTAAAGCACAAGGAATAGGCTCCAGCTCAGTCAAACTTCGAGGGGGTTCTCTATTTATGAATGTTGGGAGATCAGAGAGGCAAGAAGAAGATATTAGACAAACACCTCATGTGAACATCAATCCCTTCACTCCTGATTCCATGTTCCTTCACAACTCTGAAGGAAAATGTCGTAGGAGGAAGAGAACACACTGGAATGA CTCTTGTGGAGAGGACATGGAAGCAAGTGATGGAGAGCCTGAAGATGAAACAATCAGACCTGCTAAG AGGATAACAATAACAGAAAGTAATATGAAGTCACGATATGCAACTGAATTTCATGAGCTGGAGAAGATCGGATCTGGTGAATTCGGTTCTGTGTTTAAATGTGTGAAGAGGCTTGATGGCTGCATCTATGCAATAAAGCGATCCAAGAAGCCCTTAGCTGGCTCAGTGGATGA GCAAAATGCTTTAAGAGAGGTCTATGCACATGCAGTTCTGGGACAGCATTCACATGTAGTAAGATACTACTCTGCATGGGCAGAAGATGATCATATGCTTATACAAAATGAATATTGCAATG GTGGCAGCTTAGCAGATGCCATAAGTGAAAATTACAGGAATATGCGTTATTTTACTGAACCAGAACTGAAGGACCTGCTACTTCAGGTGGCTCGAGGCTTGAAGTATATTCATTCAATGTCACTGGTACACATGGATATCAAACCTA gtaatatttttatatctagGACATCAGTCCCAAGTACAACTTCAGAAGAAGGTGATGATGATGACTGGTCATCTGATAgagtaatatttaaaatag gtgacCTTGGTCATGTAACTCGAGTATCTAGCCCACAAGTGGAGGAAGGTGATAGCCGCTTTCTTGCAAATGAAGTCCTGCAAGAG aactACATGCATTTGCCAAAAGCGGATATTTTTGCTCTTGCTCTGACTgttgtctgtgctgctggggctgaacCACTTCCAAGCAATGGGGACCAATGGCATGAAATTCGACAAGGAAAACTACCTAGAATACCACAAGTGCTTTCCCAAGAATTACTAGACTTACTAAAA gTTATGATTAATCCTGATCCCGAGAAAAGGCCTTCGGCTGTGGGACTAGTCAAGCATTCAGTGCTTCTCTCTGCAGCAAAAAAgagtgcagagcagctccggATAGAACTGAATGCTGAAAAGTTCAAAAACTCGCTCCTGCAGAA AGAGCTGAAGAAGGCGCAGATGGCAAAGGCTGCAGCTGAGGAGCGAGCATTGTTCACTGACAGAATGACAACTAGATCTACAACACAGAATAGACCATCGCGACtcattggaaagaaaatgaaccGCTCAGTTAGTCTTACTATATACTAA